A window of the Labeo rohita strain BAU-BD-2019 chromosome 1, IGBB_LRoh.1.0, whole genome shotgun sequence genome harbors these coding sequences:
- the grk1a gene encoding rhodopsin kinase GRK1, with translation MDIGGLTTVVANSAYISARGSFDGTANPAANRDKKYHAKLKLPHITVCEGLRETLDLQFKSICVEQPIGKRLFQEFLETANEYKGPCRLWKDIEAYDTAEDKDRVQKAAKILQRYMDPSAKHFCPFLPENDITKVKERHEEAADDLFVQIQASVFDFLKEVPFTFYLETMYFKRFLQWKWLEMQPVAEDWFLDFRVLGKGGFGEVSACQMRATGKLYACKKLNKKRLKKRKGYEGAMVEKRILARVHSRFIVSLAYAFQTKTELCLVMTIMNGGDLRYHIYNVDENNPGFSEARACYYAAQIIQGLEHLHQKRIIYRDLKPENVLLDNEGHVRISDLGLAVELADDQLKTKGYAGTPGFMAPELLKGEEYDYSVDYFTLGVTLYEFIAAKGPFRTRGEKVENKEVKKRILNDPVTYPETFSENAKSVCEGLLAKEVDKRLGFKNGTCDELRTHPFFSEINWRKLDAGILPPPFVPDSKTVYAKNLDDVGAFSTVKGVCLEDDDKNFFDEFASGNISIPWQEEMIETGIYGELNVWGPNGTVPNDLRRESILEQPPKSSTCSVS, from the exons ATGGACATCGGCGGCCTGACTACGGTGGTGGCCAACTCGGCGTACATCTCGGCCCGTGGCAGTTTCGATGGCACGGCCAACCCGGCGGCCAACCGAGACAAGAAGTACCACGCCAAACTCAAGCTGCCCCACATCACGGTGTGCGAAGGCCTGCGAGAAACTCTGGACCTGCAGTTCAAGAGCATCTGCGTGGAGCAGCCCATCGGCAAACGGCTGTTTCAAGAGTTCCTGGAAACCGCCAACGAGTACAAGGGCCCGTGTCGCCTCTGGAAGGACATCGAGGCGTACGACACCGCCGAGGATAAAGACCGAGTTCAGAAAGCCGCCAAAATCCTCCAGCGGTACATGGATCCTTCGGCCAAGCACTTCTGCCCGTTTTTACCCGAGAACGACATCACCAAGGTGAAGGAGCGGCACGAGGAGGCGGCGGACGACCTGTTCGTGCAGATCCAGGCCAGTGTGTTCGACTTCCTCAAAGAGGTTCCCTTCACCTTCTATCTAGAGACCATGTACTTTAAGCGCTTCCTGCAGTGGAAGTGGCTGGAGATGCAGCCCGTAGCCGAGGACTGGTTCCTGGACTTCCGTGTTCTGGGGAAGGGGGGATTCGGAGAGGTGTCCGCCTGTCAGATGAGGGCCACGGGGAAGCTCTACGCCTGCAAGAAGCTCAACAAGAAGAGGCTGAAGAAGAGGAAAGGCTATGAG GGCGCCATGGTGGAGAAACGGATCCTGGCTCGAGTTCACAGTAGATTCATCGTGTCTCTGGCTTACGCCTTCCAGACCAAAACAGAGCTGTGTCTGGTCATGACCATCATGAACGGAGGAGACCTGAG GTACCACATCTATAACGTGGATGAGAATAACCCAGGGTTTTCTGAAGCTAGAGCGTGTTATTACGCTGCTCAGATCATTCAAGGCCTGGAGCATCTTCACCAGAAGAGAATCATCTACAGAGACCTGAAACCAGAGAACGTTCTGCTAGATAATGAAG GTCACGTCCGTATCTCTGATCTCGGCTTGGCTGTGGAGCTCGCAGACGACCAGCTCAAAACCAAAGGCTACGCTGGAACTCCAG ggtTCATGGCTCCAGAGCTGCTGAAGGGTGAAGAATATGATTACTCAGTAGATTACTTCACTCTCGGGGTCACGCTGTACGAGTTCATCGCCGCCAAAGGACCCTTCCGGACTCGAGGAGAGAAG GTGGAGAATAAAGAGGTGAAGAAGCGGATCCTGAACGACCCGGTGACATACCCAGAAACCTTCAGTGAGAACGCCAAGTCCGTCTGTGAGGGTCTGCTGGCTAAAGAGGTGGACAAGAGACTGGGCTTCAAGAACGGCACGTGTGACGAGCTGCGCACGCATCCATTCTTCAGCGAAATCAACTGGAGGAAACTCGACGCAG GGATTCTGCCGCCTCCTTTCGTACCGGATTCCAAGACGGTCTACGCCAAGAATCTAGATGACGTGGGCGCTTTCTCCACGGTGAAGGGAGTCTGCCTGGAGGACGATGACAAGAATTTTTTCGATGAGTTTGCGTCGGGAAACATCTCCATCCCCTGGCAGGAGGAGATGATCGAGACGGGCATCTACGGCGAGCTGAACGTGTGGGGCCCGAACGGCACGGTGCCCAACGACCTGCGCCGAGAGTCCATCCTGGAGCAGCCGCCCAAATCCTCCACCTGCAGCGTCTCATAA